A single Epinephelus lanceolatus isolate andai-2023 chromosome 22, ASM4190304v1, whole genome shotgun sequence DNA region contains:
- the gal3st4 gene encoding galactose-3-O-sulfotransferase 4 isoform X1, with protein sequence MLFRRRARMLRWLVCGRVGPVWMWKALLLFVAIAFAGQLLGVIFNKSSVQPASRSIFSSPDAQGPSLGSCQPHTHVMFLKTHKTASSTVLNMLYRFGEERDLRFALPLGYQLGYPLPFNAHRVKGYRGPRVVEFHIMGNHMRFHRPEVEKVMPADTFYFSIIRDPVALAESSFAYYKEVAPAFRKAKSLGDFADDPKKYYDPRLRNNHYARNLLWFDFGMDHNANFSEALVQRAEAMIRRTFNLILVSEYFDQSMILLRHALCWPLDAVVSFSLNARQQKPSSVGGMSGSWMGKAAAVAGVGGRAGRSQAKTLTNVTEEQREKLREWNALDWHLYKAFNRTFWGEIDRFGHTQMEQEVALLRTRREDLARVCLRDGGKPVEAHRIRDKNIRPYQSGLVKILGYELQLGLDNATRTACLRMIRPEIQYKDVLDAKQFPRAAAQAQTGQQSQGLMVAAGGSLLRQDSSRTAERPVRGEAGGRAVERDWDGSRLVRRNQTLIRDKGRLR encoded by the exons CAGTGTCCAGCCAGCTAGTCGCTCCATCTTCTCGTCCCCTGATGCTCAGGGCCCCTCTCTGGGCTCCTGCCAGCCCCACACCCATGTCATGTTCCTCAAGACCCACAAGACAGCCAGCAGCACCGTGCTCAACATGCTGTATCGCTTTGGGGAGGAGCGCGACCTTCGCTTCGCCCTGCCACTGGGCTACCAGCTGGGCTACCCACTGCCCTTCAATGCCCACAGGGTCAAAGGTTACCGAGGTCCCAGAGTCGTGGAGTTTCACATCATGGGCAATCACATGAGATTTCATAGGCCTGAG GTGGAGAAGGTGATGCCTGCAGACACGTTCTATTTCTCTATCATCAGGGACCCGGTCGCTCTGGCCGAGTCCTCCTTTGCCTATTATAAGGAAGTTGCGCCTGCCTTTCGGAAAGCCAAAAGCTTAGGCGACTTTGCTGATGACCCCAAGAAATACTATGATCCTCGTCTCCGCAATAACCACTACGCTCGCAACCTGTTGTGGTTCGACTTTGGCATGGACCACAATGCTAATTTCTCTGAGGCCCTGGTTCAGCGTGCTGAGGCCATGATCCGCCGAACCTTCAACCTGATTCTGGTGTCAGAGTACTTTGACCAGTCCATGATTCTGCTGAGACACGCCCTCTGCTGGCCACTGGATGCCGTTGTCTCATTCAGCCTCAATGCTCGGCAGCAGAAGCCCAGTAGCGTTGGGGGGATGAGTGGGAGCTGGATGGGTAAAGCAGCAGCGGTAGCTGGTGTTGGTGGTAGAGCGGGACGTTCACAAGCCAAGACACTGACCAATGTAACAGAGGAGCAGCGGGAGAAGCTGCGGGAGTGGAATGCCCTAGACTGGCACTTATATAAAGCCTTCAACCGGACCTTTTGGGGGGAAATTGACAGGTTCGGACATACCCAGATGGAGCAGGAAGTAGCTCTTCTCAGGACACGACGGGAAGATCTGGCCCGGGTTTGTCTCAGGGACGGCGGGAAGCCTGTGGAGGCGCACCGGATCCGGGACAAAAACATCCGCCCATATCAGAGTGGATTGGTGAAGATTCTTGGCTACGAGCTCCAGCTGGGGCTGGATAACGCCACCAGGACGGCCTGTCTCAGGATGATCAGGCCTGAGATCCAGTACAAAGATGTGCTGGATGCTAAACAGTTCCCACGGGCTGCGGCCCAAGCCCAAACTGGGCAGCAGAGCCAGGGCCTGATGGTAGCAGCAGGTGGCTCTCTTTTAAGACAAGACTCATCCAGGACAGCAGAGAGGCCAGTTAGGGGAGAGGCTGGGGGGAGGGCAGTGGAGAGAGACTGGGATGGAAGCCGCTTAGTGAGGAGGAACCAGACCTTGATACGAGACAAAGGAAGATTGAGGTGA
- the gal3st4 gene encoding galactose-3-O-sulfotransferase 4 isoform X2 — MLFRRRARMLRWLVCGRVGPVWMWKALLLFVAIAFAGQLLGVIFNKSVQPASRSIFSSPDAQGPSLGSCQPHTHVMFLKTHKTASSTVLNMLYRFGEERDLRFALPLGYQLGYPLPFNAHRVKGYRGPRVVEFHIMGNHMRFHRPEVEKVMPADTFYFSIIRDPVALAESSFAYYKEVAPAFRKAKSLGDFADDPKKYYDPRLRNNHYARNLLWFDFGMDHNANFSEALVQRAEAMIRRTFNLILVSEYFDQSMILLRHALCWPLDAVVSFSLNARQQKPSSVGGMSGSWMGKAAAVAGVGGRAGRSQAKTLTNVTEEQREKLREWNALDWHLYKAFNRTFWGEIDRFGHTQMEQEVALLRTRREDLARVCLRDGGKPVEAHRIRDKNIRPYQSGLVKILGYELQLGLDNATRTACLRMIRPEIQYKDVLDAKQFPRAAAQAQTGQQSQGLMVAAGGSLLRQDSSRTAERPVRGEAGGRAVERDWDGSRLVRRNQTLIRDKGRLR; from the exons TGTCCAGCCAGCTAGTCGCTCCATCTTCTCGTCCCCTGATGCTCAGGGCCCCTCTCTGGGCTCCTGCCAGCCCCACACCCATGTCATGTTCCTCAAGACCCACAAGACAGCCAGCAGCACCGTGCTCAACATGCTGTATCGCTTTGGGGAGGAGCGCGACCTTCGCTTCGCCCTGCCACTGGGCTACCAGCTGGGCTACCCACTGCCCTTCAATGCCCACAGGGTCAAAGGTTACCGAGGTCCCAGAGTCGTGGAGTTTCACATCATGGGCAATCACATGAGATTTCATAGGCCTGAG GTGGAGAAGGTGATGCCTGCAGACACGTTCTATTTCTCTATCATCAGGGACCCGGTCGCTCTGGCCGAGTCCTCCTTTGCCTATTATAAGGAAGTTGCGCCTGCCTTTCGGAAAGCCAAAAGCTTAGGCGACTTTGCTGATGACCCCAAGAAATACTATGATCCTCGTCTCCGCAATAACCACTACGCTCGCAACCTGTTGTGGTTCGACTTTGGCATGGACCACAATGCTAATTTCTCTGAGGCCCTGGTTCAGCGTGCTGAGGCCATGATCCGCCGAACCTTCAACCTGATTCTGGTGTCAGAGTACTTTGACCAGTCCATGATTCTGCTGAGACACGCCCTCTGCTGGCCACTGGATGCCGTTGTCTCATTCAGCCTCAATGCTCGGCAGCAGAAGCCCAGTAGCGTTGGGGGGATGAGTGGGAGCTGGATGGGTAAAGCAGCAGCGGTAGCTGGTGTTGGTGGTAGAGCGGGACGTTCACAAGCCAAGACACTGACCAATGTAACAGAGGAGCAGCGGGAGAAGCTGCGGGAGTGGAATGCCCTAGACTGGCACTTATATAAAGCCTTCAACCGGACCTTTTGGGGGGAAATTGACAGGTTCGGACATACCCAGATGGAGCAGGAAGTAGCTCTTCTCAGGACACGACGGGAAGATCTGGCCCGGGTTTGTCTCAGGGACGGCGGGAAGCCTGTGGAGGCGCACCGGATCCGGGACAAAAACATCCGCCCATATCAGAGTGGATTGGTGAAGATTCTTGGCTACGAGCTCCAGCTGGGGCTGGATAACGCCACCAGGACGGCCTGTCTCAGGATGATCAGGCCTGAGATCCAGTACAAAGATGTGCTGGATGCTAAACAGTTCCCACGGGCTGCGGCCCAAGCCCAAACTGGGCAGCAGAGCCAGGGCCTGATGGTAGCAGCAGGTGGCTCTCTTTTAAGACAAGACTCATCCAGGACAGCAGAGAGGCCAGTTAGGGGAGAGGCTGGGGGGAGGGCAGTGGAGAGAGACTGGGATGGAAGCCGCTTAGTGAGGAGGAACCAGACCTTGATACGAGACAAAGGAAGATTGAGGTGA